In Paenibacillus sp. G2S3, a single window of DNA contains:
- a CDS encoding ThiF family adenylyltransferase, with the protein MNHRDRREDRYSRQVRFTPFGAEGQQGLDQSSVLVVGAGALGTGIAETLVRCGVGRVILADRDYVEWSNLQRQQLYTEADAQEHMPKAVAAQRRLQQINSEVVVEAHVIDVRVEELEGLISGVDLIMDGTDNFDTRLIINDMAQKHGIPWIYGACVGSYGITYTILPGETPCLHCLLGAVPLGGDTCDTAGILPQAVQLVTANATAEALKLLGKRKAQLRNKLLTFDVWRNEHQEIGVKAAKKDNCPSCGNHPIYPYLTAANTERSDVLCGRDTVQIRPARPQKLNLQETANRLSRLGSGSVDSNAYLVSFEEGPYRLVIFADGRALIHGTKDIAAARSFYHRYFG; encoded by the coding sequence ATGAACCATAGGGATAGGCGTGAAGATCGTTATTCTCGTCAGGTGCGGTTTACGCCATTTGGTGCAGAGGGACAACAAGGGCTTGATCAGTCTAGTGTGTTAGTAGTGGGAGCGGGTGCGCTTGGCACAGGGATTGCAGAGACGTTGGTACGCTGCGGCGTTGGAAGAGTCATTTTAGCTGATCGTGATTATGTAGAGTGGAGTAACCTTCAGAGGCAACAGCTCTATACCGAGGCGGATGCACAAGAACATATGCCTAAGGCTGTCGCTGCGCAGAGAAGACTCCAACAGATTAATTCTGAGGTCGTTGTTGAAGCCCATGTGATAGATGTTCGTGTCGAAGAGTTGGAAGGGCTTATTTCAGGGGTTGATCTGATCATGGATGGTACGGACAATTTTGATACTCGGCTTATTATTAATGATATGGCACAAAAGCACGGTATTCCTTGGATCTATGGCGCATGTGTAGGTAGTTATGGAATAACATATACGATTTTGCCAGGAGAAACCCCATGTCTCCATTGTCTCTTAGGCGCGGTACCCCTAGGAGGTGATACCTGTGATACGGCTGGTATACTTCCGCAAGCAGTACAACTAGTTACGGCAAATGCTACGGCAGAGGCGCTGAAACTACTAGGTAAGCGTAAAGCTCAATTAAGAAACAAACTGTTAACGTTTGATGTGTGGCGTAATGAACATCAAGAAATTGGAGTAAAAGCAGCCAAAAAAGACAATTGTCCTTCTTGTGGGAATCATCCGATCTATCCATATCTTACGGCAGCAAATACAGAACGAAGCGATGTTCTTTGCGGAAGGGATACGGTACAAATTCGCCCGGCGAGACCCCAAAAGCTTAACTTGCAGGAAACTGCGAATCGCTTGTCTCGTTTAGGAAGCGGAAGCGTAGACAGTAATGCTTACCTGGTATCATTCGAAGAAGGGCCTTATCGGCTGGTTATTTTTGCTGATGGTAGAGCGTTGATTCATGGAACTAAGGATATTGCTGCTGCTAGAAGCTTTTATCATCGATATTTTGGATAA